In Lytechinus variegatus isolate NC3 chromosome 6, Lvar_3.0, whole genome shotgun sequence, the DNA window cgttgatGGTTTttcatagttgtggttgattgaatcaatcgtaaatctttGCAAGATGGGGCCCAGGTGTATGTCGGTGACCTCAAGAATGGGTCACCGGTCGCCCCCAAAACAGGACgtgaaaaaaaggaacaaaaatgcATGTACAAATCAAAAACCTGTTGTCTGTTTTCTGTCCTTTTGAGAACGATCCCGAATGTTGGGGATAGCCTGAACCTTATAGCAATgtttatttgttattaattattatttgtactCATTATTCTCGCTGCTGGTCTTTGAGAAATAACGTTGAGATTCAGAGCGGGTCTTCCCaccatattttttcttcataatatcGTAATTATCCACAACCTAGCCAAACGGTCTATGGTATATTTCAGTTCACTGAGTCTTCAATTGCACTGAGTCTTCAATTGATGCAGGAAAACATCTTCAGTAATAAGGTACAATGTGAGAAAGTATGCCTATGGACCCTCGGCCTCGTACACCCTCCCCGTTCTAAGACACCCCATATCTTTTCAAACattatacactcagcaaaaCAGTTCTCGGACActtataaaatttaaaatattccatatagatatttgattaaaggcaactTATTGTATGTCaccatgaccagacaatatccCTCTCCCtgtatgacatgaaattttcaagtgaacagtcatgcatgaaCAGTCATGCAAAAATTAAAAGCAAACTTAAAGCCAAATACCACTCCTAGtgaagagaaagttatccaccTTGGATTCATCACTATTTCACTTgaattttaagtcaaagttagtcgatgaaaaaaatgtcaaatttcagtgtcttggcataagcaaaagaaaattatccttATCCTCCAATCTTCTGCAGGGGTGGTGGCCGTaggtgcgggattgaaatgaatccaatgaccggggtaataatatgctgtaacgcgctttgggccattctgggaaaagcgctttattaAAAGtggctattattatcatcatcattattattattaggtcGACCACTCCTAGGGCGGTCTCTAACTTCATTAGTAGCCAAATACCgctggttcaaatttgaaattgttgttggtgaaacttggaaatatcgAGCCACTTGTCTAAATGACTGCCCACCCCTGCAACATTCCTATTGCTCTTGCACGCTCTTGGTTGGAAAGTTTcatcttgaaagtgagtgtccAAATGATCCATCTCATGATGGATTCCTAagcattcaattcaaatgataaaCGCCTGTTGACATTGTTGAATGTATGCCTACAGGATGACCATGATCATTAGCGTTTGAATGGCCATTTctgtttaaattttcttttactgacattgctattatTTAAAGCATTTATGAattcatgcatgactgttcacatgaaaatgtcatgtcatactggaagaagAATCTTGTCAGGTCATTTttaaatacaataatttgcattcAATCAAACATCACTATGGAGTATTATAACTTTTATAAGTTtccaagaattttttttgctgagtgtatctggagtgcgtatcaaaaaaagtttacactttaaaaaagacctgggaataaaaaaatatacaacatgtggtatttatttcacatacaatcttaggtttgggtctcatccaatgaaattacaagttttgacagaatgttacacttgagtgagcactgtccatttttgtaaagctcgtagaaatctgtttgcgcagaaatgcttgttttcacacTGTGTAAAGTggaaaggacgaaatcaaacttaccctgcgaaacatttctcatacatttcccttgcacttttagtcaactgaaataaaacggatacattcaagcatcttgtaacaattttgccgcccaaattgacatttcaacacttagtaagcataaCCTTCAACCTTTTTGTGCCATCTTGATCttaggacataactgaatctgaacaaaagtttatttcagacatctctagcatttttcactaagtttttaacatttaaagtgggtttacatttcatttttcatttaatacttgtttctccacacttttcccaagcttgacaatgattatcaaaatgaaaatcaagccttagccatttcatgtaaattacagctcagtgtaaagcaaatatcgtcaagaTGGCCTCTGTGTgtggtggggcgcaatgcactcttcaaagtgtttttggCAAAGAAACAAGTTCAATAAGgttaaagatatcttcaaatcaattttcctagctaaatttcacatgttcttcatgattaaggtctacttttatccgcataactatttcaaagttctgcgcaaatcatttttcactaacttttcaaaagtgagtggtgctcactcaagcggaaatatttttcgacagttatatcgtcatttgcttaaatggatctgtaccaatgtaaaagtgtggaaaaatcttcaggaaattacaaatgtataattttacaggattttttctaagtgtaaacttttttttgatacgcaccatatatatatatatatataccatgtatactatTGGTtccgaatgattttctttttttctcttcgaAAGAGATCCACACTTTGCAAGGTTggacaaatcattttcaatttacattaAATATGCTCTATTTTTACTACtacttttctttcaaaatgttatTCCGTTAATTTGTACTTGTCTCATATTACTTTGTACTACGTATAAAGGAGCTGAAATAAAGTGGTGCCAAAGAAACTAGTTGTTTTGATTGAAATGGGCATTAATTTCTGAAGAACACTCAAACCATAAGCCTctttaatgaaataaacaacACCCTCGGGCAATAGCAAAACGACACCCCTTTCAAACTTTTACAGACACCATAAGCTTCATTTGTTCATCAGATGTGTTTCTTTATCTTCCCCTTCTTTCTTCTACAGCTCATAATTTGAAGAGAACGATATAAAGAGTACCAATGGCAAATCATatcaaaaacaacaacatgaaATACTAGTTCTACTACACCAGTAATACGACGTTCGACTAgtacaaaaacaacaattactactaccactactacaaaTACTACTtttaaaactactactactactactacaacaacaactactactactactaacactactactactaccactgctgctactactactactactactactactactactactactgctaccaccactactaatattttttcttctacagCTTATACTTTGAAGAGAACGATATAAAGAGTACCAATGGCAAATCATatcaaaaacaacaacatgaaATACTAGTTCTACTACACCAGTAATACGACGTTCGACCAgtacaaaaacaacaattactactaccactactacaaaTACTACTtttaaaactactactactactactacaactactactactactactactactactactactactactactactactactactactactaacactactactactactaccactgctgctactactactactactactgctaccaccactactactactactactaccaccactactactactactaccaccacctactactaccaccactactactactactacgtctactactactattattattactactactactactactaccaccactactaccaccaccactactattactactactactactactacgacgacgacgactactactactactactaccaccacttctactactactactacttttactgctgctgctgctactactacgaATTTGACTACTATTACTAGTAGAACCATTACCATgaccacaacaacaacaacaactactactactacaactaacAAATGTAATGACGCTACTGCTGCTGTTAGTAATAATGGGAGGAGAAAGTGGTTGACCGTATTTACCGTCTACTACACCGTTAATATCAAGAACAAAATCAGTAAAATTCTAGAATAAAGtattcaaataaaagaaaagtatagacaagaaaaaaatacattgggtGATTTATCTCTGCAGTCATAACGCGCATTTAACCGGGTTTTTAGCCAgtgaatattttttcttctacagCTCATAATTTGAAGAGAACGATATAAAGAGTACCAATGGCAAATCATatcaaaaacaacaacatgaaATACTAGTTGTACTACACCAGTAATACGACGTTCGACtcgtaaaaaaacaacaattactactaccactactacaaaTACTACTTTTAaaactactaccactactactactactgctaccaccaatactaatattttttcttctccaGCTTATACTTTGAAGAGAACGATATAAAGAGTACCAATGgcaaatcatataaaaaacaacaacatgaaATACTAGTTCTACTACACCAGTAATACGACGTTCGACTCgtacaaaaacaacaattactactaccactactacgaatactaccactactactactactaccaccaccactactactaccaccactgatactaccaccactactactactactgctactaccaccactcctactactactactactactactactactcccatcactactactactactactactaccaccactactactactactaccaccaccacctactactaccaccactactactactactacgtctactactactactattattattactactactactactactactaccaccactactaccaccaccactactattactactactactactactactacgacgacgacgactactactactactactaccaccacttctactactactactactacttttactgctgctgctgctactactacgaATTTGACTACTATTACTAGTAGAACCATTACCATgaccacaacaacaacaacaactactactactactacttttactgctgctgctgctactactacgaATTTGACTACTATTACTAGTAGAACCATTACCATgaccacaacaacaacaacaactactactactacaactaacAAATGTAATGACGCTACTGCTGCTGTTAGTAATAATGGGAGGAGAAAGTGGTTGACCGTATTTACCGTCTACTACACCGTTAATATCAAGAACAAAATCAGTAAAATTCTAGAATAAAGtattcaaataaaagaaaagtatagacaagaaaaaaatacattgggtGATTTATCTCTGCAGTCATAACGCGCATTTAACCGGGTTTTTAGCCAgtgaattgaaatttgtataaaTTCATTGCCTGACTCGGACATtttctcacaaaatattgaGTTGGCTAAAATACAGTTGTGCTGAAAAGTCATTGAGCCCCACAACGAAATGCACTCATTTATTATGCAGAGTGTTGATTGTAGACAACAAAACTACGAAGTTCGGCAAGCCCATAGAAGCAAACCTTATTAAATGTAGTATATATTACCTGACTCataattaaatatctaaaacatggcataACTTGAACACTTGAAACATATTCACTTTTTGGTGTGGTTCACTAAAATTTACGCCGACATGCACCCGGCAATGATAATGGAATTTATCGGGTAAAAATGCAACTATAACGTATAAACTACCCCCAAACCCCAAAAAGAACAAcagcaataaaataattcataataaacGATGAAAATTACTATTGTTGTGATGGtgatcatcattgtaatgacaAAGAATAGATTTACAAAATGTTAATAACCATTCAAGTGGATACAACTGCTTTTGTCGCTGAAATTTTGTTGATACTACTATATCTATGCATTAACCGTATTACAGGCATGATACATGTAAACACGTAGTAATGAACTTCATCAACGCAAACGGCATCGTGAGATTAACCGAGTATGCCCAGAAACCGAAAGGCGCTGGACAACGTCAAACCGCATTTTGTTGCCAAGTGATAAAAACACACCACCATTCCTATTGTCAGTGTATAGACGAATGCGTTTGGAGAAGAGAGATTTCGCCAATTTGCGAAGGCTCATCATCAATGAAGGCTATATACCGTACATAAGGGAATGGGTCTAAACAGCGAGGAATGCAATATATTTTGCTGCTAGTATGAACCCGTTCCATATAGGATATATAATTGTATGTATATTATACacattttcttgcatttttaatgaaaatttattttgtctaGACTTCTGTCACGTTGttgcttttatttcaattttgagttACTCAATGAATTTACGGTAATTGATAAACAAGATCATTGGTTATCGAGGTTTTCCAGTAGGTCGAagctatggaagcttaaaattGCCAACCAGATGTTCAACCAGATGTTCACATGCATGTTATCTTTGTAAAGTCACATGGATTGGAAAGGAAGACCTTCGGGTTATAGTTATTTAGTTAATCTTTTTCCTTTCCCGGTATCCATGTGACTCTCCTTATCCTATTGTTTGtatatgttgtattatgttttattatgccgaataaataataataatgatataataatctCGTCATGTCTAAATCTCTCAGGAAAAAgaataagatgacgagatctcggatctcgtcatgtctacatcccgtggGAGAGATAATCAGATGTCAAAATATTGCATCTCATCATGTCTATATCttatagaagagatgatcagatgacaagatcttgaatctcgtcatgtctacatcttacACATTACAGAAGAGATAAGATGGAAAGATGTCGGATCCAAGATTATGCCATCTTCTAGAAGATGTATATAGACATGACGAGATTCGAGATATTGCCATCTCTTCTTATCTTTTTATCCAATCCAACTTTTTGTCGGGATGAACTTGCCCTTTAAGATATCTCAAGGCAAGATGGGTCATTTCAGAGAGGGTCGACGGGTGGGGTTAAGAAAACAACTTTCAGGGAATTAATCACCCGACATTCTTTTTATCCCCTGAATGAATAATGATGACTTGcatccttttattttcttacgaCTTTATAGGTTTCGTGACGTATGTTAAAGATGGGTTCTTCTGCAAGTACGAGGAGGATCCCACCAGTGCAAAAGCTAGCAGAACCTCCATCTGTCGAAAACTCAAACGCCAGCCGAGAAGTAGGAGGCCACGATGAAGCGGACAGTGGTCCAGTAGCACCGGAAGGAATAATTGAGCCATCCAACCCGGCAGCTCCCGCTGACACCCTGGCTGACATTACAGACGTTCTGCTTGTGGACTTTACAGCTGCGAAGGCAAAACGAATCCAGGAGTTTAGTGAGGAGATCAAGCAATGTCTTATCCCTGTAAAGGAAGGTATCCAGCACATCCAGGAATGTGACAATTTCCCATGTGACTCTTGCAATGAGCACATGACGGGTATCAAACAAGTTTCTCGGAACAAGAACATTGACCGCAACGCTGCCGCAGACGGTTTGGCCATTGACACGGACTACTGCAAAATGTTTAGCTATAGATGGTCAAAGGGGGAATTGTTACAACAGATTGAGGATGCTGATGCTGATGCTGAAGAATTGACGTCTCAAAACCAAACGATATTCACGTTTTATATTGCACTGTTAACCTCCAGTTTTAACTTCACCGATAAGTCCGAGTATTTCTGTCTGCAAATGGAAAAGGACGGGTGCCTGGCGTTGATATCAGACTGGTTTTTACATCTGATCGAGGGTTCAAACTCCAGAAATAAATGGGTTGATGATCTAGTCTTCAATGCAATGAACGTACTTGACAATTCATGCATGAGAGTGAGGGCATTGGCTCCAAGGCACCACCGAATCGTACCCGCTCTTCAGAAGTTCGGCGAGTCAAGAGGAAGTCTGACCCAGACAATCGCGTTCATGGCGTTGGCTAAGCTagtgaagaaagaagaagcCGACAAGCTAACCACCAATACCAGATGCATTGCATTTCTATTGTCTCTCTTGAGGAAATGCCTCTCAAATCGAGATCATACGACCTCAACTAAAAGACAAACATCTAAGAAGAACATTGTCACCGTAATAACTCTTGATGCAGAAGAGCTCGTGAAATCCGTAGAAGATCTAGCCATCAATGATAACAACAAAAAGCTCATTGTTGCAAAAGGTGGGATATACCTTCTAGGGAAATTGCTCAAACCAAGATGTACCATCGAAGAGAAGACCTCTGCCGCGAATACTATCTGGAGACTGGCATTCCtcaaggaaaataaagaaaaacttCGCAAAGACCAGGATATCATATACAGTGAGTacctttcaaatattatgaacTGTCACACTAACATTGAAAcctattataataaaataatcgGCAAAGATGTCTTGTATATACGCAGCATGAACAAGTAAATTTAAACATCATAAGTAGCTGGCCTAGCGATCCATTGGAAAGCATGAGTAATAATTAACCGATTTGGTGTATCCCGTTTATTTAGAATAATTCAAAGGCAAGAGTGTCAACTCAAAGATAGTTCAGTTACAAAATTGGAAACCTAAGCACAAAGTGCTAGTTTCTTTATTGTTTGTGGCTTAAACATTACGAATTTAATCACTTTACTAGATCTGACTGAGTATTCCCAGAGTGAGCACGAAAAACTCCGTACAGCCTGCATGGGAGCTCTCTTCGAGATCTACGAATCCAGACTTCCTGAAAACCTGAAGAGCAAGAAAACCGACGATGGGTCACCGCAGAGGGCGCCATCCGACACTGCAAAGTCAACTGGACATATCATGCTCAGCTACAAATGGGAACACCCGTCCAAACCTGTGATGCGTGAGTTCAAGAAGGAGCTTCGTAAAAGGGGATACGCTGTGTGGATGGATGAGGACCATATGAGTAAGTCCAGGGAACCTTAATACAGAGATTAGCAACTATACGCCAAATTTTCACAATTAAAATTACATTCAGGTCAACCGTAAAACCATTTTATACCACAATTGCTAAGCTTTTTGTTATGGGCCCAAGATCAATCTTAAAATCCATAATGATGTCCTTACATTAACTGTGGTAAAATAAGAACAACTTTTTTTAGATGTACGTGTCAGGAATTATGTCACCCAGGCCTTTATTGCCATCCACTCATTTCTAAATTCGCATTCTCCATAtcccctttcttctttctcttctttatcatcatctcctttttcttcatttcctttCTATTCTTCTACATGTGATATTTCTAATTGTGGTTGTCTTTTCAAGAATCAATTTCTCTTCAATACATCCAAATGTCGCAAACATTTATGgtacattttttgttgtttcagTGGGTGATAAAATTGGAGCGATGGCAGATGCTGTAGAGAATGCTGACATGATAATTGCCTGTATTACAAGTGGCTACCAAGATAGTCAAGACTGCAGAACAGGTGAAAATTTTCTCCTTTCAAACTcaccctcctcctcatcatcatcgcaATTAACATCAGTCATCActgcaattatcatcatcatcatcattacaccatcattatcaccgtcatcatcatcatgaccatgatcatcatcatcatcattaacaccatcattatcattatcaccatcatcatcatcatcatgaccaacgtcatcattatcatcatcatctcagtAGACACACATCATTActacagtcatcatcatcacacatcatcatcatcaccatctttatcatcaccataatcataatcatcatcatcatcaccatgaccaTGATAATCGTCATCATtaacaccatcattatcattatcaccgtcatcatcatcatcatgaccaacgtcatcattatcatcatcatctcagtCGACACAAACATTActacagtcatcatcatcacgcatcatcatcatcatcaacatctttatcatcactataatcatcaccataatcCTCATTATCTTCCTCTTCACTATTGCAATCGACAGCATCAACAATGCATGGCAggtaattaaaaagaaacaaacatagATCACCCTAGCATCATTAACGTATACGTATTGAAAGTTACTACTTATTTCAAAGACTCTCATTTGATAATTTCAGAAGCGTCTTATGCATATGAATGCAAGAAGAAGATTATTCCAGTGAAAGTTAAGGCCGACTTCAAACCTTCTGGCTGGCTAGGGGGTATTACGGCCGGGAAGATATACTACATCGTACAAAAAGCAGAGTTCGTCTCCGAAGTGCTTCCTAGCATCATAGAAAAAGAATTCGCTGTGCAGAAAGAAACAATCCCGAAGGTGAATGCTACAACGACAGGTATGTGATTCTGAATCTATGCACCCTATTCCCTACCCCTTCCTAAAAAAAGCCCATGGGGTACGAGCTGTAAGCGAAGGGAAAATGCAGAAtgttcaatttgaaattgacgatctgggccccgtaacacaacgCTTAGCgatgaatagaaaatatgtaAGAACGCTTCTGATTAGTTCCTGGTCAGTAAATTAAAGTAAAGTGcccgtgtaacattgatcttgattggtcagtacATTTTGCTATttatcgctaatctttgtgttacggagctcAGGTCATGTTTTGAAATGGTCGGGTTTTAACAAGTTCATTGGTAAGAAATGCAATAGCCCCCCTCACCCACCTGTTCCACGGCGTACGCTTATGGACATTGAACTAGGATAAACTAAACACATTTATTATGTATGTTATGGGAGAGTgctaaaacacacacacacacatacgtaa includes these proteins:
- the LOC121416779 gene encoding uncharacterized protein LOC121416779; amino-acid sequence: RIPPVQKLAEPPSVENSNASREVGGHDEADSGPVAPEGIIEPSNPAAPADTLADITDVLLVDFTAAKAKRIQEFSEEIKQCLIPVKEGIQHIQECDNFPCDSCNEHMTGIKQVSRNKNIDRNAAADGLAIDTDYCKMFSYRWSKGELLQQIEDADADAEELTSQNQTIFTFYIALLTSSFNFTDKSEYFCLQMEKDGCLALISDWFLHLIEGSNSRNKWVDDLVFNAMNVLDNSCMRVRALAPRHHRIVPALQKFGESRGSLTQTIAFMALAKLVKKEEADKLTTNTRCIAFLLSLLRKCLSNRDHTTSTKRQTSKKNIVTVITLDAEELVKSVEDLAINDNNKKLIVAKGGIYLLGKLLKPRCTIEEKTSAANTIWRLAFLKENKEKLRKDQDIIYNLTEYSQSEHEKLRTACMGALFEIYESRLPENLKSKKTDDGSPQRAPSDTAKSTGHIMLSYKWEHPSKPVMREFKKELRKRGYAVWMDEDHMMGDKIGAMADAVENADMIIACITSGYQDSQDCRTEASYAYECKKKIIPVKVKADFKPSGWLGGITAGKIYYIVQKAEFVSEVLPSIIEKEFAVQKETIPKVNATTTGSQLPEQEPKSPPTESQVPGWDSKRVQDWLAANNVTSRNKALKSINGTQLLQLKKQLTTVPHAFYQSMKDDLKVPYLDVLSLAAALENLE